The proteins below come from a single Procambarus clarkii isolate CNS0578487 chromosome 44, FALCON_Pclarkii_2.0, whole genome shotgun sequence genomic window:
- the LOC123745305 gene encoding uncharacterized protein isoform X2: MQIKFVFGLVVVLADARSRPNDPPVRKSIEDVVSYTKNVTDDAKSVYEEIDDFLNRKSSASRDERSAYQFGRSKRSENSVSNKSTNKDEADNSKKGDEGESSKKGDEGESSKKGDKGESSKKGDEGESSKKGDEGESSKKGDEGESSKKGDEGESSKKGDEGESSKKGDEGESSKKGDEGESSKKGDEGESSKKTDEGESSKKTDEGESSKKTDEGESSKTTDEDESSKTTDEGESSKTTDEGTDSEKTDEGKDSEKKNGGEDKKGKKTECEDFCMNSEGKFDCCIKQYLQE, translated from the exons ATGCAGATAA AGTTTGTGttcgggctggtggtggtgctggcagacGCTCGCTCAAGGCCCAACGACCCACCCGTCAGGAAATCCATTGAAGACGTGGTTAGCTACACTAAGAACGTCACCGATGACGCGAAGTCTGTCTACGAAGAGATAGACGATTTTTTAAACCGCAAGTCATCAGCCTCTAGAGATGAAAGGAGTGCATATCAATTTGGCCGTTCTAAAAG ATCAGAGAATTCCGTTTCAAATAAATCAACTAACAAAGACGAGGCTGATAACTCGAAGAAAGGGGACGAAGGCGAGAGCTCGAAGAAAGGGGACGAAGGCGAGAGCTCGAAAAAAGGGGACAAAGGCGAGAGCTCGAAGAAAGGGGACGAAGGCGAGAGCTCGAAGAAAGGGGACGAAGGCGAGAGCTCGAAGAAAGGGGACGAAGGCGAGAGCTCGAAGAAAGGGGACGAAGGCGAGAGCTCGAAGAAAGGGGACGAAGGCGAGAGCTCGAAGAAAGGGGACGAAGGCGAGAGCTCGAAGAAAGGGGACGAAGGCGAGAGCTCGAAGAAAGGGGACGAAGGCGAGAGCTCGAAGAAAACGGACGAAGGCGAGAGCTCGAAGAAAACGGACGAAGGCGAGAGCTCGAAGAAAACGGACGAAGGCGAGAGCTCGAAGACAACGGACGAAGACGAGAGCTCGAAGACAACGGACGAAGGCGAGAGCTCGAAGACAACGGACGAGGGCACAGACTCTGAGAAAACGGACGAAGGCAAAGACTCGGAGAAAAAGAACGGGGGCGAAGACAAGAAAGGCAAGAAGACGGAATGTGAAGACTTCTGTATGAACAGCGAAGGAAAGTTCGATTGCTGCATAAAACAATATCTCCAGGAGTGA
- the LOC123745306 gene encoding uncharacterized protein isoform X2, with protein sequence MKLIVMVGVLMAAWAAVLMVDAAPQPDLFRLPRRAGPQQEEEEEEELTLSSGVRETKEKLMCPPPRERCITMKSFQGPKTCIDNNSCIKPSDVCCIDECIDNMKICKPGNRI encoded by the exons ATGAAGCTAATTG tgatggtgggagtgttgatgGCGGCCTGGGCGGCGGTGCTGATGGTAGACGCCGCGCCTCAACCCGACCTCTTCAG GTTACCCAGGCGTGCGGGAccccagcaggaggaggaggaggaggaggaactcaCTCTCTCATCA GGTGTGCGCGAGACTAAGGAGAAACTGATGTGTCCTCCCCCGCGTGAGAGATGCATCACCATGAAGAGCTTCCAAGGTCCCAAGACTTGCATCGACAACAACTCCTGCATCAAACCCTCTGATGTCTGCTGTATTGACGAATGCATTGATAACATGAAAATCTGCAAGCCCGGTAATCGTATATGA
- the LOC123745305 gene encoding uncharacterized protein isoform X1 — protein sequence MLLKFVFGLVVVLADARSRPNDPPVRKSIEDVVSYTKNVTDDAKSVYEEIDDFLNRKSSASRDERSAYQFGRSKRSENSVSNKSTNKDEADNSKKGDEGESSKKGDEGESSKKGDKGESSKKGDEGESSKKGDEGESSKKGDEGESSKKGDEGESSKKGDEGESSKKGDEGESSKKGDEGESSKKGDEGESSKKTDEGESSKKTDEGESSKKTDEGESSKTTDEDESSKTTDEGESSKTTDEGTDSEKTDEGKDSEKKNGGEDKKGKKTECEDFCMNSEGKFDCCIKQYLQE from the exons ATGTTATTAA AGTTTGTGttcgggctggtggtggtgctggcagacGCTCGCTCAAGGCCCAACGACCCACCCGTCAGGAAATCCATTGAAGACGTGGTTAGCTACACTAAGAACGTCACCGATGACGCGAAGTCTGTCTACGAAGAGATAGACGATTTTTTAAACCGCAAGTCATCAGCCTCTAGAGATGAAAGGAGTGCATATCAATTTGGCCGTTCTAAAAG ATCAGAGAATTCCGTTTCAAATAAATCAACTAACAAAGACGAGGCTGATAACTCGAAGAAAGGGGACGAAGGCGAGAGCTCGAAGAAAGGGGACGAAGGCGAGAGCTCGAAAAAAGGGGACAAAGGCGAGAGCTCGAAGAAAGGGGACGAAGGCGAGAGCTCGAAGAAAGGGGACGAAGGCGAGAGCTCGAAGAAAGGGGACGAAGGCGAGAGCTCGAAGAAAGGGGACGAAGGCGAGAGCTCGAAGAAAGGGGACGAAGGCGAGAGCTCGAAGAAAGGGGACGAAGGCGAGAGCTCGAAGAAAGGGGACGAAGGCGAGAGCTCGAAGAAAGGGGACGAAGGCGAGAGCTCGAAGAAAACGGACGAAGGCGAGAGCTCGAAGAAAACGGACGAAGGCGAGAGCTCGAAGAAAACGGACGAAGGCGAGAGCTCGAAGACAACGGACGAAGACGAGAGCTCGAAGACAACGGACGAAGGCGAGAGCTCGAAGACAACGGACGAGGGCACAGACTCTGAGAAAACGGACGAAGGCAAAGACTCGGAGAAAAAGAACGGGGGCGAAGACAAGAAAGGCAAGAAGACGGAATGTGAAGACTTCTGTATGAACAGCGAAGGAAAGTTCGATTGCTGCATAAAACAATATCTCCAGGAGTGA
- the LOC123745306 gene encoding uncharacterized protein isoform X1, producing the protein MMRRYLACSLTPALMVGVLMAAWAAVLMVDAAPQPDLFRLPRRAGPQQEEEEEEELTLSSGVRETKEKLMCPPPRERCITMKSFQGPKTCIDNNSCIKPSDVCCIDECIDNMKICKPGNRI; encoded by the exons ATGATGAGACGTTACTTAGCGTGCTCTCTGACCCCAGCtt tgatggtgggagtgttgatgGCGGCCTGGGCGGCGGTGCTGATGGTAGACGCCGCGCCTCAACCCGACCTCTTCAG GTTACCCAGGCGTGCGGGAccccagcaggaggaggaggaggaggaggaactcaCTCTCTCATCA GGTGTGCGCGAGACTAAGGAGAAACTGATGTGTCCTCCCCCGCGTGAGAGATGCATCACCATGAAGAGCTTCCAAGGTCCCAAGACTTGCATCGACAACAACTCCTGCATCAAACCCTCTGATGTCTGCTGTATTGACGAATGCATTGATAACATGAAAATCTGCAAGCCCGGTAATCGTATATGA